In Streptomyces venezuelae, the sequence CCGGCGCAGGACGCGGACATGGCCACCGTCACCCGCGACGCGTTCACGGCCGCGGCGCAGACCCTGCACGAGCTCGACTTCACCGACCCGTGCCCCATCGCCACCCTCGCGCTGGAGGTGGCCGGCACCCACGAACCGCTGCGCCTGGCCACCGCGGAGGTCTTCGCGAGCTGGACGGACGGGCTCGCCGCCTTCTACCGGGCGGGCGGCATCGCCGAGCCCGCCGCGCACGAGACCGCGAGCTCCGTGATCGCCCTGCTGGAGGGCGCGTTCATGCTCGGCCGCGCCGCGCGGAGCACCGGCCCGGTGCTGGCGGCGTCCCGGGCCGCGGAGGCCGTCGTCCGCGCGGCGCAGTCCGGGGCCGCCGCTGCGCCGGCCGACTCGTAGGGGCGCATGGCCGGGGCGGGCGGGCAGGCGGGCGGGCCGGGCCTGGCGTCGTCAGGCGCGGGCCGGTGTCCTCAGGGAGGCGAAGACCAGCAGCGCGAACGCGGCCACCGCGGTGGCGGTGCGAATGTCGTTGAAGGTCTCCCAGTGCCGCAGGACCTCCGTGTGGTCGGCCGGGGCCGAGCCGTGTGCCCACTCCTTGATCCGGCTGTTGATCGGGACGTTGCCGAACCGGGTGACCAGGAGGGAGGTGAGGGCCAGCAGGCCGGCCCCGCCCGCGAGCAGCCGCGTACGGCCGTGGGCCACGGCGGCGAGGGTGAGTGAGCTGACGATCGACACGCCCATCGCCGCCTGCATG encodes:
- a CDS encoding TetR/AcrR family transcriptional regulator, which translates into the protein MRTTGDTRARIVTAATELFRRQGYAASGMKQIVAAAGAPYGSAYHFFPGGKAQLGEEVIRTSGAAYLELIAGLFSPAQDADMATVTRDAFTAAAQTLHELDFTDPCPIATLALEVAGTHEPLRLATAEVFASWTDGLAAFYRAGGIAEPAAHETASSVIALLEGAFMLGRAARSTGPVLAASRAAEAVVRAAQSGAAAAPADS
- a CDS encoding DUF1772 domain-containing protein, whose amino-acid sequence is MRTRLLLGLALLSTGLLAGAFGYGAANLVPTFNAVPLDIRLSFHTELMKMNGITMQAAMGVSIVSSLTLAAVAHGRTRLLAGGAGLLALTSLLVTRFGNVPINSRIKEWAHGSAPADHTEVLRHWETFNDIRTATAVAAFALLVFASLRTPARA